One genomic segment of Fundulus heteroclitus isolate FHET01 chromosome 10, MU-UCD_Fhet_4.1, whole genome shotgun sequence includes these proteins:
- the ttll6 gene encoding tubulin polyglutamylase ttll6 isoform X2: MKRYQKINHFPGMSEICRKDLLARNMNRMLKLFPKDYNIFPRTWCLPADYSDFQAYTRAKKHKTYICKPDMGCQGKGIFITKSTKDIQPGEHMICQVYISKPFIIDGFKFDLRVYVLVTSCDPFRIFMFKEGLARFCTTKYNDPTQGNVGDVCMHLTNYSINKNSENFDKDEDFGSKRKLSTLNMHLELIDCNTEKLWNDIEDIIVKTLISAHPILKHNYHTCFPNHTSGSACFEILGFDVLLDHRLRPWLLEVNHSPSFTTDSQLDQEVKDALLYDTLVLINLRACDRRKITMEERRRVKDRLQQNLSREARTEELRQCQAATVEQMEEYEAKHLGGFKQIYPREGGEKYDKYFKHSSSLFQETAASKAREECARQQLQELRLKQEQKERHLKGGRRRELQGETAGERVKPRRASTQPPCDLLPSGLSRDDAQSRLSGAVLGLAAPHVQEEEVNEEEEQERLDSLLQRKKLVQDLGVVGQVHELLQNRTEGGGVWHYSRVHYHRSKHHRKETDLLTRVSQRTTQQQFTQQQPHSRVTQQHLLGPTVEQRSPVEPSCLQSQAESLGRMGETRTTSGAQPGPCQATSSVDVTKSRGRIPVMNQLPKGGLHCANASYHPTDLQSLLVVSTRVPLLSRPGFPHVVQNSPHRAPRPGKRL; the protein is encoded by the exons ATGAAGCGTTACCAG AAAATAAACCATTTCCCAGGGATGAGTGAGATCTGCCGCAAAGATCTCCTGGCAAGGAACATGAACCGAATGCTGAAACTTTTCCCCAAAGACTACAACATCTTCCCCAGAACATGGTGCCTCCCTGCAGA CTACAGTGACTTCCAAGCCTACACCAGAGCCAAAAAGCACAAGACTTACATCTGTAAGCCGGACATGGGTTGCCAAGGTAAAGGCATCTTCATCACCAAATCCACGAAAGACATCCAACCTGGAGAGCACATGATCTGTCAGGTTTACATCTCTAAG CCTTTCATAATCGACGGATTCAAGTTTGACCTGAGGGTTTATGTGCTGGTGACGTCGTGTGACCCCTTCCGGATATTCATGTTTAAGGAGGGGCTGGCTCGCTTTTGCACCACCAAGTACAACGACCCTACGCAGGGGAACGTG GGCGATGTGTGCATGCATCTCACCAACTACTCTATCAACAAGAACAGCGAGAACTTTGACAAGGATGAGGACTTTGGCAGCAAACG GAAGCTGTCCACCCTCAACATGCACCTGGAGCTCATCGACTGCAACACGGAGAAATTGTGGAACGACATCGAGGACATCATCGTTAAGACGCTGATATCCGCTCACCCCATCCTGAAGCACAACTACCACACGTGTTTTCCCAACCACACCAGCGGCAGCGCCTGTTTCGAGATCCTCGGCTTCGACGTGCTGCTGGATCACCGGCTCAGACCCTGGCTGCTGGAG GTGAATCACTCCCCTAGTTTCACTACCGACTCCCAGCTGGATCAAGAGGTGAAGGATGCGCTGCTGTACGACACTCTGGTTCTCATCAACCTGCGCGCCTGCGACCGTCGCAAGATCACCATGGAGGAGAGACGCAGGGTGAAGGACAGGCTGCAGCAAAACCTCTCCAGAGAGGCCAG GACAGAGGAGCTGCGACAGTGCCAGGCAGCCACGGTGGAACAGATGGAGGAGTACGAAGCCAAACACCTGGGGGGCTTTAAACAGATCTACCCCAGAGAGGGGGGCGAGAAATACGACAAGTACTTCAAACACAGCAGCTCGCTCTTCCAGGAGACGGCTGCGTCCAAGGCCAGAGAGGAGTGTGCCAG gcagcagctgcaggagctgCGTCTGAAGCAGGAGCAGAAGGAGCGGCACTTGAAGGGCGGCAGGAGGAGAGAGCTGCAGGGGGAGACGGCGGGGGAGAGGGTCAAACCCCGGCGAGCGTCGACACAGCCTCCCTGTGACCTGCTGCCTTCGGGTCTGTCCCGTGATGACGCTCAG TCCCGTCTGTCTGGAGCTGTTTTGGGTTTAGCGGCTCCGCACgtccaggaggaggaggtgaacgaggaggaggagcaggagcgaCTCGACTCCCTGCTCCAGAGGAAGAAACTGGTGCAGGACCTGGGGGTGGTGGGCCAGGTCCacgagctgctgcagaaccggACGGAGGGAGGGGGCGTCTGGCATTACTCCAGAGTACACTACCACCGGAGTAAACATCACAGAAAAGAG ACGGACTTGCTGACGCGGGTCTCTCAAAGGACGACGCAGCAGCAGTTCACGCAGCAG CAGCCCCACTCGCGCGTGACTCAGCAGCATCTGCTGGGGCCCACAGTGGAGCAGAGGAGCCCGGTGGAGCCCTCCTGCCTGCAGTCACAAGCCGAGAGCCTCGGCAGGATGGGAGAGACTCGCACAACCTCGGGGGCCCAGCCGGGGCCCTGTCAGG CTACGAGCTCTGTGGATGTCACAAAGTCCAGGGGAAGGATCCCCGTCATGAACCAGCTCCCTAAGGGGGGTCTGCACTGTGCCAATGCGTCCTACCACCCCACGGACCTCCAGAGCCTCCTGGTCGTCTCCACGCGCGTCCCGCTGCTCAG
- the ttll6 gene encoding tubulin polyglutamylase ttll6 isoform X1: MGLPVDSPDQNSDAHRYEQQGEEEGGESQTDSRVPIQPPPITKKRKKNRRRLAINLNNCKYESVRRAARRYGLREATDDEDWTLFWTDCSVSLDRVRDMKRYQKINHFPGMSEICRKDLLARNMNRMLKLFPKDYNIFPRTWCLPADYSDFQAYTRAKKHKTYICKPDMGCQGKGIFITKSTKDIQPGEHMICQVYISKPFIIDGFKFDLRVYVLVTSCDPFRIFMFKEGLARFCTTKYNDPTQGNVGDVCMHLTNYSINKNSENFDKDEDFGSKRKLSTLNMHLELIDCNTEKLWNDIEDIIVKTLISAHPILKHNYHTCFPNHTSGSACFEILGFDVLLDHRLRPWLLEVNHSPSFTTDSQLDQEVKDALLYDTLVLINLRACDRRKITMEERRRVKDRLQQNLSREARTEELRQCQAATVEQMEEYEAKHLGGFKQIYPREGGEKYDKYFKHSSSLFQETAASKAREECARQQLQELRLKQEQKERHLKGGRRRELQGETAGERVKPRRASTQPPCDLLPSGLSRDDAQSRLSGAVLGLAAPHVQEEEVNEEEEQERLDSLLQRKKLVQDLGVVGQVHELLQNRTEGGGVWHYSRVHYHRSKHHRKETDLLTRVSQRTTQQQFTQQQPHSRVTQQHLLGPTVEQRSPVEPSCLQSQAESLGRMGETRTTSGAQPGPCQATSSVDVTKSRGRIPVMNQLPKGGLHCANASYHPTDLQSLLVVSTRVPLLSRPGFPHVVQNSPHRAPRPGKRL; this comes from the exons ATGGGACTACCTGTGGACAGCCCAGATCAAAATAGTGATGCACACAGATATGAGCAGCAGGGAGAGGAAGAAGGAGGGGAAAGCCAAACGGATAGCCGCGTCCCCATCCAGCCGCCCCCCATCAccaagaagagaaagaaaaacaggaggAG ATTGGCTATCAACCTCAACAACTGCAAATATGAAAGCG TGCGGCGAGCTGCCCGCAGATACGGCCTCAGAGAGGCAACGGACGATGAAGACTGGACTCTGTTTTGGACGGATTGCTCTGTGTCTCTGGACCGTGTCAGGGACATGAAGCGTTACCAG AAAATAAACCATTTCCCAGGGATGAGTGAGATCTGCCGCAAAGATCTCCTGGCAAGGAACATGAACCGAATGCTGAAACTTTTCCCCAAAGACTACAACATCTTCCCCAGAACATGGTGCCTCCCTGCAGA CTACAGTGACTTCCAAGCCTACACCAGAGCCAAAAAGCACAAGACTTACATCTGTAAGCCGGACATGGGTTGCCAAGGTAAAGGCATCTTCATCACCAAATCCACGAAAGACATCCAACCTGGAGAGCACATGATCTGTCAGGTTTACATCTCTAAG CCTTTCATAATCGACGGATTCAAGTTTGACCTGAGGGTTTATGTGCTGGTGACGTCGTGTGACCCCTTCCGGATATTCATGTTTAAGGAGGGGCTGGCTCGCTTTTGCACCACCAAGTACAACGACCCTACGCAGGGGAACGTG GGCGATGTGTGCATGCATCTCACCAACTACTCTATCAACAAGAACAGCGAGAACTTTGACAAGGATGAGGACTTTGGCAGCAAACG GAAGCTGTCCACCCTCAACATGCACCTGGAGCTCATCGACTGCAACACGGAGAAATTGTGGAACGACATCGAGGACATCATCGTTAAGACGCTGATATCCGCTCACCCCATCCTGAAGCACAACTACCACACGTGTTTTCCCAACCACACCAGCGGCAGCGCCTGTTTCGAGATCCTCGGCTTCGACGTGCTGCTGGATCACCGGCTCAGACCCTGGCTGCTGGAG GTGAATCACTCCCCTAGTTTCACTACCGACTCCCAGCTGGATCAAGAGGTGAAGGATGCGCTGCTGTACGACACTCTGGTTCTCATCAACCTGCGCGCCTGCGACCGTCGCAAGATCACCATGGAGGAGAGACGCAGGGTGAAGGACAGGCTGCAGCAAAACCTCTCCAGAGAGGCCAG GACAGAGGAGCTGCGACAGTGCCAGGCAGCCACGGTGGAACAGATGGAGGAGTACGAAGCCAAACACCTGGGGGGCTTTAAACAGATCTACCCCAGAGAGGGGGGCGAGAAATACGACAAGTACTTCAAACACAGCAGCTCGCTCTTCCAGGAGACGGCTGCGTCCAAGGCCAGAGAGGAGTGTGCCAG gcagcagctgcaggagctgCGTCTGAAGCAGGAGCAGAAGGAGCGGCACTTGAAGGGCGGCAGGAGGAGAGAGCTGCAGGGGGAGACGGCGGGGGAGAGGGTCAAACCCCGGCGAGCGTCGACACAGCCTCCCTGTGACCTGCTGCCTTCGGGTCTGTCCCGTGATGACGCTCAG TCCCGTCTGTCTGGAGCTGTTTTGGGTTTAGCGGCTCCGCACgtccaggaggaggaggtgaacgaggaggaggagcaggagcgaCTCGACTCCCTGCTCCAGAGGAAGAAACTGGTGCAGGACCTGGGGGTGGTGGGCCAGGTCCacgagctgctgcagaaccggACGGAGGGAGGGGGCGTCTGGCATTACTCCAGAGTACACTACCACCGGAGTAAACATCACAGAAAAGAG ACGGACTTGCTGACGCGGGTCTCTCAAAGGACGACGCAGCAGCAGTTCACGCAGCAG CAGCCCCACTCGCGCGTGACTCAGCAGCATCTGCTGGGGCCCACAGTGGAGCAGAGGAGCCCGGTGGAGCCCTCCTGCCTGCAGTCACAAGCCGAGAGCCTCGGCAGGATGGGAGAGACTCGCACAACCTCGGGGGCCCAGCCGGGGCCCTGTCAGG CTACGAGCTCTGTGGATGTCACAAAGTCCAGGGGAAGGATCCCCGTCATGAACCAGCTCCCTAAGGGGGGTCTGCACTGTGCCAATGCGTCCTACCACCCCACGGACCTCCAGAGCCTCCTGGTCGTCTCCACGCGCGTCCCGCTGCTCAG
- the calcoco2 gene encoding calcium-binding and coiled-coil domain-containing protein 2: METVPAAAAAAAAAPDPPARTFSQVAFTDIPYSYPPSKPIICRFTLNSDFQSNTRDWVGIFKVGWSSTRDYHTFVWVEVNHDAQGQEIRQAAFKEYYLPKDETEFYQFCYVDNAGQVRGASTAFCFRSPSEQNMESTTDDDMLVITTQEQVEQSQREKAELQKQLDLMRAENQTLKSSLQSDAGRFKEGNEQREAENAKLLKEMDQLKEHNERLKHTLQQQMKENDRLKEEMMIQMTKQMEIQRQDSTEQEKQSASLTSSRSSEERYNRAVMKINQLKEEREELKGKLESQSDEIAKLKGKLRETERELSKTSDSIQLLQVDLQSTNKEKERLSVELQKLQGLKVDADELKRENQELCRRLSQQGSLPTSPQTELRGEVQSLSRQLQDAQVKLAAEKEETRTARRQAEYLEKEMHDVKEQLKNLARGSEMEERRSGKYEMQLRELNALLADKDIALEAKEQEIMLINRERDELTRENQELKGDIERLRSVYTNTAPPAADEPSYLQPDIVAGGDAAASRDQQDRPAQPQNIYETIDSLLVSQDEPLLVCHHCQESFPGITQQELEQHEQSHRVCPFCTMICDNMEQAVFEDHVYSHEL; the protein is encoded by the exons ATGGAGACCGTCCCAGccgcggcagcagcagcagcagcagcgcctgACCCCCCAGCGCGCACCTTCTCTCAGGTGGCCTTCACGGACATCCCGTACTCATACCCGCCTTCCAAGCCCATCATCTGCCGCTTTACCCTCAACTCTGACTTCCAGTCAAATACCAGGGACTGGGTGGGGATCTTCAAG gTGGGGTGGAGCTCAACCAGGGATTACCACACATTTGTGTGGGTGGAGGTGAATCATGATGCTCAGGGGCAAGAGATAAGACAAGCTGCGTTTAAAG AATACTACCTGCCCAAAGACGAGACCGAGTTCTACCAGTTCTGCTACGTTGACAACGCCGGGCAGGTGCGAGGAGCCAGCACTGCTTTCTGTTTCCGAAGCCCGTCAGAGCAAAACATGGAGAGCACCACGGATGACGACATGCTGGTCATCACGACGCAG GAGCAAGTTGAACAGAGTCAACGTGAGAAAGCTGAGCTGCAGAAACAGCTGGATCTGATGAGAGCAGAAAACCAAACCTTAAAGAGTTCTCTGCAGAGCGATGCCGGCAGATTCAAG GAGGGGAATGAGCAAAGGGAGGCAGAGAACGCCAAGCTGCTGAAAGAGATGGATCAGCTGAAGGAGCACAACGAGAGACTCAAGCAcacgctgcagcagcagatgaaGGAGAACGACCGTTTAAAG GAGGAGATGATGATCCAGATGACCAAGCAGATGGAAATACAGAGACAAGACTCTACGGAGCAGGAAAAGCAGAGCGCCAGCTTAACGTCGTCAAGAAGTAGTGAG GAGAGATATAATCGAGCTGTGATGAAGATCAATCAGCTGAAAGAAGAGCGCGAGGAGCTGAAAGGGAAGCTTGAGTCACAAAGCGACGAGATTGCCAA gcTGAAAGGCAAACTCAGAGAAACAGAGCGGGAGTTGTCGAAAACATCGGACAGCATCCAGCTTCTGCAG GTTGATCTGCAGAGCACCAACAAAGAGAAGGAAAGACTCTCCGTGGAGCTGCAAAAGCTGCAAGGCCTCAAAGTCGACGCGGACGAACTGAAAAGGGAGAACCAGGAGTTGTGTAGGAGGCTTTCACAACAAGGCTCACTGCCGACGTCTCCACAGACGGAGCTCAGG GGGGAGGTTCAAAGTCTCTCCAGGCAGCTGCAGGACGCCCAGGTGAAGCTGGCGGCAGAGAAGGAGGAGACAAGGACCGCCAGGAGGCAAGCGGAGTACTTAGAAAAGGAGATGCACGATGTCaaggagcagctgaagaatTTGGCCAGAGGCTCTGAGATGGAGGAGCGCAGAAGCGGCAAATACGAG ATGCAACTCAGGGAGCTTAATGCCCTGTTGGCAGATAAGGACATCGCCCTTGAAGCCAAGGAACAAGAGATTATGCTGATCAACCGAGAGAGAGACGAGCTCACCAGAGAGAACCAG GAACTCAAAGGTGACATTGAGAGGCTTCGCTCAGTTTACACAAACACCGCTCCACCGGCAGCCGACGAGCCGTCGTACTTGCAGCCAGACATCGTAGCAGGCGGTGACGCTGCAGCCAGCCGCGACCAGCAGGACAGACCGGCTCAGCCCCAAAACATATACGAGACCATAG ATAGCTTGCTAGTATCACAAGATGAG